One genomic region from Strix uralensis isolate ZFMK-TIS-50842 chromosome 5, bStrUra1, whole genome shotgun sequence encodes:
- the RPS19BP1 gene encoding active regulator of SIRT1: MSASLLRRGLELLEAPGRGKALPALQRGRDGLRAAGTVRRRKRAPDPGRNKATVKGRVVKSAIEEYHKKKAVNHLRENLQYMLKGRFVADKAITEQVLAQNRGRKSKDQPPKKVAKKKPEGTVFTEEDFRKFEREYFGRP, translated from the exons ATGTCGGCTTCCCTGCTGCGGCGGGGCTTGGAGCTGCTGGAGGCGCCGG GCCGGGGAAAGGCCCTACCGGCACTCCAGCGGGGGCGGGACGGTCTCAGGGCGGCGGGCACTGTGAGGCGGAGGAAGAGGGCGCCGGATCCCGGGAGGAACAAGGCCACGGTTAAGGGCAGAGTCGTGAAGTCGGCGATAG AGGAGTATCATAAGAAGAAGGCTGTGAATCACTTGAGAGAAAACCTGCAGTACATGTTGAAGGGACGATTTGTTGCAGACAAAGCCATTACAGAACAG GTTCTTGCTCAGAACAGAGGCAGGAAGTCCAAAGATCAGCCTCCAAAGAAGGTGGCAAAGAAGAAGCCCGAGGGAACGGTCTTTACTGAGGAAGATTTCCGTAAATTTGAGAGAGAATACTTTGGGAGACCATAA
- the ATF4 gene encoding cyclic AMP-dependent transcription factor ATF-4, which produces MSLLNNEMLLGDSLSPFSQPCSVAEESLGLLDDYLEVAKPLSSHGFSSDKAKAVSSNWLAVDSLGNTIDSSQEDAFSGMEWMVEKMDLKEFDFDALLGMEHLEATVSPDELMATLEDTCDLLFNSTIQEFHNKEPPLITDLITHLPESPIGADPMAPLASLWSFPLSPGSLTSTPDHSFSLELGSEVDVLEGERKQEGPTFVVVIAKSEKEEENHSDDSGICMSPDSYLGTPQHSPTNSVGSTNDNQFPTDANCSSVRSKPYDHPAEKAGSAKMKGEKKIDKKLKKMEQNKTAATRYRQKKRAEQEALSGECRELEQKNQALKEKADSLSKEIQYLKDLIEEVRKAKGKRARVPE; this is translated from the exons ATGAGCCTCTTGAACAACGAGATGCTGTTGGGGGATTCATTATCCCCCTTCAGCCAGCCGTGTTCGGTGGCTGAGGAAAGTCTGGGACTCCTAGATGACTACCTGGAGGTGGCCAAGCCCCTCAGTTCGCATGGGTTCTCCAGCGACAAGGCTAAGGCAGTCTCCTCCAATTGGCTTGCTGTGGACAGTTTAGGCAACACCATAGATAGCAGCCAGG AGGATGCCTTCTCTGGCATGGAGTGGATGGTGGAGAAGATGGATCTGAAGGAATTTGACTTTGATGCCCTGTTAGGTATGGAACATCTGGAAGCCACCGTCTCACCAGACGAGCTGATGGCCACGTTGGAAGACACGTGTGATCTCCTATTTAACTCTACCATCCAGGAATTTCACAACAAAGAACCTCCACTGATAACTGACCTAATCACCCATCTCCCCGAATCTCCAATTGGAGCAGATCCAATGGCCCCACTGGCTTCCCTTTGgtcttttcccctttccccagggTCTCTGACTTCCACTCCAGACCATTCATTTAGTTTAGAACTAGGTAGTGAAGTGGATGttctggaaggagaaagaaaacaggaggGCCCCACCTTTGTGGTAGTGATCGCCAAGTctgagaaagaggaggagaaccATTCTGATGATAGTGGAATATGCATGAGCCCAGACTCCTACCTTGGAACACCCCAGCATAGTCCTACCAATTCAGTTGGATCCACCAATGACAACCAGTTCCCTACAGATGCCAACTGTAGCTCTGTGCGGTCCAAACCATATGATCATCCTGCAGAGAAGGCAGGGTCAGCAAagatgaaaggagaaaagaaaatagataaaaaattgaaaaagatgGAGCAGAATAAGACGGCTGCCACACGTTACCGGCAGAAGAAGAGGGCGGAACAGGAGGCATTGTCTGGGGAGTGCAGAGAGTTAGAGCAGAAAAACCAGGCCCTGAAGGAGAAAGCAGATTCCCTTAGTAAGGAAATTCAGTACTTAAAAGATCTGATTGAAGAGGTCcgcaaggccaagggcaagagAGCTAGAGTCCCTGAGTAG